The DNA window CACTTCACAGCTTCAGGTGGggtaataaatgaaaacagaggaACAACAGTTCCCAAAATGTGGTCCGAATGCCCCAGGGGGTCTCAAGGCCCTTTCAGGGTGCCTATGAGGTCTACATCACgattccccccccttttttttaatcctaatcTCTCACATGTGCACGGTGGGGTTTTCTAGAGGCTACCTGATGTGTGATGACATCCTCTCTCTGATGGCTTATAGATACGTACTTGTGTTTTCTtgtacttaaaaatcttttccaTTTGTAATTGATAAGACAGTAAATAGCAATAGATATCactcacataaacaaaagctccttggtgtcctcaataatttttaagaagaaaggagCTTTAAGGCCAAAATGTGAGAGAAccactgattttaaaaagcacatggtGTTTCCTGCTTTCCACTGTTCCTCACTCTCAATCTCCGGATAGCCACAACCCATTGGTATCCTGGGGGACCTGAACAGCCATGCAGAGGCCACAATCTACACGGGAAGGAGTCCTCAGTTGCTCTGAGGACCCAGCTCAACTGATACCCGTGTCTGATAAGTTCCATCCCCATCGGGAAGAATGTCTCCATAACCTCTTTCTTAGACAATTTATTCCCCGTTTTTCAACCAGATCATGCAAATTTCTGGGGCTGAAAGCCATGAACTCTGCAGAAAGCAGTTGTAATCCTTGGAAAAGTTGTGGTTTGCTCTGACCTATAGGGctctagaaagaagaaataaagttacATACAGTACAGGTATCATAGGTACAGAACTTACAATAGTAGAAATTGGCAACGGGGTTTCCcaattaattttcttcattgtagGAAACATGTAAAACCAAGAACGACCCAGAGCGCGGGTCCATCAACAACAAACTTATTTGTTGTGTACCTCCCTTTAGGGCAGCGTGCTGGCGAATGACGAATGTGGAGGTGAGCCAAGTTCTGTCCTCTAAGTGGGCAGAGTGGAGTAGCCTCATAGCTTTGAGTGTTTGGAAAGTGTGTCAGGATCATTTACTGTTAACCTTTGAAATACTTTTATgagtcacagaaaaggaaaactgaattaCAAAATGTGTGACTGTTTGTGATGAGTAATTCAGCAAAAGACTGGAGATTAGAACtcagccttcctttttttttccttcaactccATGCTAGTGCAAATAGATACCACAGCCACCTTGGCTCTGCTTGGGCTCTGAACTGCCTTGTGTCCTTGGGCCGGCACTTTTGTGATTGCTATGGTATGAATGTATGTGtctcccgcccaccccccagaTTCACATGTGGAAACTGTAACCAGCAAGGGTGACGGTATTAGTAGGTGGGACTTTGGGAGGTGCTTAAATCCTGCCAGTGGAacccttatgaatgggattagtgcctttataaaagaggctCTGAGGGGCACCAGGGCTCAgcaggttaaacatctgacttcaattcaggtcatgatctcatggtttgtgagtttgagccccacatcaggctctgtgctgacaactcagagcctggagcttgcttcagattctgtgtttattttactcaagagcctgcttcggattcttctTTGGATTCCCTCCCTGGCCCGTGGTCCgtctttttctcactctctctcaaaaataaacattaaaacaacaaaaaagaaagaagttctgAGAGATCCCTGGCCCAGTCCTACCATGTGAGGACGTGATGAGAAGTCCACGGTCTCCAGCTGAGACCAGGGACCTCATCTGAGCCCATTGATACCCTAATCTCAGACTTCCattttccagaactgtgagaactacatttctgttgtttataagtcacccagcctgtggtgttttgttatgcaGCCAAATGGATGAAAACAGTGACCTGCCATCAGAAACAAACATAGGTAATAAACAGATTGTGTTGTGGTTATGCCCTCAAATTCACAGAGATTCACATCACAGAGGGGCACCTGtagtgaaagacaaaaaacaaaaacaaaaacaaaaacaaaaacaaaaaacaaaaaacaccacacTCTGTCCCTACGTGGACTTCCTTCTCCTTGACTATTCTGCTAATTTTCCAGATGGTGCTGTCCTTCACGTTCCCGCTGAATTGGGTCCCATCCAGATGTGAGCCATGCAGAGCCGGACAACATCCTGGAAGGGCTGCCTCCCACCCATCCGTGGGCCTCACCCCTACACCCCACCTTGCTATCTGGTACTCTGATAAAAGGAGGAGCCTTGTCTCAACaaaatcttccttctctttttcctgaggCTTGGAGGGGGAGCAGAGGTATCCATGCCATACTTCCAGTACTCTTCCCATACAACCCAGTGGTCCAGGTTCTCCCCTGTCTTCCCAAGAGCTCCTCATCCCAGGGAGAATCAACAGGGTTGGTATTAACCCTCACATCCCAACTTACAGCAACTTTGTTCCAGTTTTCctaccttctccctcccttccctgagaGCAGGAGGGCAGGCAACtaacagttctctctctctctctctcttttagtgtttattagttttgagagagacagagcatgagcgggagagaggcagagagagagagacacagaatccgaagcaggctccaggctctgagctgtcagcaaagagaccgatgcggggctcgaacccacgaaccgcgagatcatgacctgagcccaagtcagatgcttaactgactgagccacccaccgaggcacccctgttTGCACTCAAAGGTTATGCCACTCATCAAAATCTGGGAGTGGAGATTCATCTGGTCCCTCTTCCTATCTGCCCAGACTTGCCCTAAAATGTTTCCGTGATCAACGGTCCAGCACAACCCCAAGTCAGCCGTAGATTTCAGCCAGATCCTAAGCTGTCAGAGATTTTCCCGTCTGACAACAATGATGACATTTAATGTGTAAGCAGAGAACTACCGTGTACAAAGTGCTGCCATGTACGTTTTTCACACCAATGTCTGTGGTCTAGGCATTATCACAACTTTATTTTACTCAAGGTTATTGCTTTGTTTGCTTAGCATCTATTAGCTCTgctttttttctgataataagaACCCCTGCTCCTGACAAACACATAACACATATTAGAAAATTAGTTTACCTGACTCTAATGTGTGCTTCTGTTAAGAAGCAccaatctttggggcgcctgggtggcgcagtctgttaagcgtccgacttcagccaggtcacgatctcgcggtctgtgagtttgagccccgcgtcaggtcaggctctgggctgatggctcagggcctggagcctgtttccgattctgtgtctccctctctctctgcccctcccccgttcatgctctgtctctctctgtccccaaaataaataaacgttgaaaaaaaaattaaaaaaaaaaagaagcaccaatctttttttttttttaatgtttatttatttttgagtgagagagagagagagcaagcaggggaggggcagagagagagggagacacagaatcctaagcaggctccaggctctgagctgtcagtacagagtccaacgtggggctcaaacccacaaaccatgagatcatgacctgagctgaagtctgatagttaactgactgagccacccaggcatccctaaaacaTATCAATTTTAATCCTGCCACCCAAACATAGCCCACAGTGtattggtttctctctttctctctctctctctagcccccAGATCCGGTCTCTGACCTTCTGTGCTTGGCTTCGTGCCCTGGGAGGTTATGCTCATCAGACTGCCCCTGGGGTCTCCTTGGCCTGAGTAGTTTTGGCCAGTGGAGGAGCATCCTCAGCAAATGTCAGAGAGCCAAAAGAGGGAAGGGTTGGGGTCACAAACACCTGTTTCCCAACCACCTCACTGCAGTCTGCCAGCTGCTGTGTTTCTCCACAGGCACAGCACTTGCTAGAAGGCGCTTCTTCTAGGGCACCGACCCTTGCTCGCCCCTTCAGACTTGGGGGTGTAACGGTTTCCCTGTGCTGCAAGTCTCTGGGTACTTCACTGTGCCTTACTGGTCTCCCCAATCCTGATTACCTCTGTGCATGATCCCGTGATTGAATTCTATTCAGCGAAATCATTTTGAGTGTGCCAGTTATTTCTTACCGGGATTCTGTTACCCACAGCCGATCTTAGAAACTCGTCCTGATGGTTGCAGTGATTAGTCTGGGGAGTGGCACATGATCCGATTCAGACCAACCGTAGTTCTCctgtgaaaaaaaagtatttttgtagCTAGAattgggagagagaagcccattCCTCTAGAATGGTGAAGCTAGGAGGATATGCATAAGCTTTATGCTGGCTGCCACATCCCCACCTCATGGAAAAAGCCATCCGAATCTTGGTTTTAGTTTCTTGGGTTCTCACACAGCCCTGATTCTTGTCTTTCAAATAGCTTCCTCTTTGTGTCTAAGCCAGTTTGAGTAGATTTCTGTTACCAGCAACCATTGCAATTAAGATGGTTATTCAGCTAGTGAGTGGGAGGGTTGAAGTTCAAACTCTAGTCATCTGCCTCCAAAGCTGATATTCTCGGGCAGATAGTCCACATTCATAGCTGTGACCCAGATGCCTCCCCAAAGCCTGTCACAGCTCTGGAAAGTCCCACCATTAAAGATCACTCCTAGGGGAAAAGGCATGTTGTATCTAGGAGTTACCCATAGCATGATACAGACATAAATGCATTTTGAATGGTAAGATTATGTGAAAAGTCTGTATTAACTAAAAGTTGACCAACTGAGTCATATCTTTAATGTCTAAGAGGAACTTTATACTGAAAGGAATCTTATGATAAATCTAGTAAAGAccctccatttgttttctttataagtCCAGATTTTCGCTCATACTGGTACTGTATGAGCCCTCAGTTTAATAAACCACTTATAGGAATGGCTCCCTCCCAAAGTATTTCCCAGCTTATCACTGACAGGAGATGGAAGGATTTGTCTCACTGGATACCTCAAAAAGGAGGTGTCCCTTGGAAGTACTCCACTCTATCAAGACAAGTGGAGTTGCTGAATCTTGTCCAGATGCTGATAAAAAGTAACTAAGGGAAGTTTTCACGGAGAGTTACAGATCACCACAGTGCAACTAACAAGGTGGATTTCAGAATGGGGTGACTATAACCTAGATTAGAGGAAGTTATACATAAACCCAAGGGTTCTGAGGATGTAGGGACCTGGTGTTCTCCCTTCTTGTTACCTATCCTTTGCAGGATATCTTCCCCAAACTGCAGGAACCTCTCTAATGAAGCAGTATGTTCTTCTTCTAGCCAATTCTTTTGATATTAACTCATGCCAATTAGCCTCCTGTGCCCACTTGGTAATGTGAGCCACATTATCAATAACCATCCAGGAAAGGATATCTTTAGTGAAGATCGTGAAATCTTGTCCATCATAGGCCTGCTGGAGAAACATGGTGCTTCTGTCCTCCAACAACTCCGAGCCAATGATTCTCTGGTAACTGTGAAACCCTGGCACACACGTGCAGGTCACGAAGGGGCTTAGACAGGGACGTGGAGGTGGGCATCCAGGTGATGACTAGGGGAATGGCTGGAAGCGTCCTCTGCCCCCAAATGCATCACCCCACAGGCATGGCTCCAGGAGGTTCCTGTGAGATAACCCACTCATCAACAGATGTTTGCAGAATACCTCCTACATGCCATAGGAACATGATCATTTTTGCCTTGGCGAATTATCCGATAATGGGAATGACCCACACTGATAAACTTTATAATGTGGTAAAGGAGGGAAAGATATGCAAGAGCCAAAAATATCCTGGGAAAGTTAACATAGCAAGTCACTGTACCTAAGCAAGCGGCTCACTGAGCCTGGCTGCCAGGAAGTGAGACACAGGATGGCCAGattcagaatgagaaagaagcTACAGGTTAGAAGCCTGAATGGGCATGGCATAGAGATATGGAGGGCAAAGGACAGAGGGCTCCTGAGAAGAGACGACTCAGAAGATGCTTAGGGCAGGTGGCAGGCACTGAACGCCATCAGGCTTTGCCAAAAGAGTGCAGCTCAGCAACCAGCTGCTGGAGTTCGCTGTCAGCCCAGGGCAACCACCTGCAGGGATGGGGGCTGGTGCAGGGGCGGGCCCATCTCTGCTGCCACCTGAGTGATTGTGCTGACTCTGCCGCTGCTTCCGTTCCACCTTGAAGGTCTGCTGCTGGCCCCTTGGCGGCTGAGTGTACCTCTCCCGGTGACCAGGCATGAGGTTCTCCACCATCTACAGAGCCCATGGCTCTTTCTGCCAAGAGACACTCGTAGGTAATGACGGGATGagaaataaattcagtgaaataaataaatgcagtgaATTGCCCAGGTGAAAAGATATCAGAGTGAGTCCCCGGGAAGGAGGCATAAAAGGAAGATATTTAGAGTCACAGACAACCCACGTTAGTGCTCTGGGTTCAGCTGCATCCTGGGACTTAGCTGTCACTTTCTTTCACAGAATCACAGAACCCAAGGAACTGGGGCCTAGAAAGGATCTTAGAGCTCCAGCCCAAGACCTGGAGGCTTTTTCTGTCCAGGTTTGGAAATTTAGGATGAAATTTTACAGGTAATCTCATCTTGGAAGTGAAGCAGAGAGCCCTGTTCTGGGCTTTGGGGAAGGACCCGTGATCACTCATTGGTCCCCCAGGGTTGCCGTAAGAGGGCTTGCAAACCCTGATAACCCACCCCCTTGTTTTATGAATGAAGGCTCTAGGTAGATAAATGAGGGCTCCCACCTTGCCCCTGTGTGTGCATGGGCAGgtatgtacacaaacacacacacacacgcacacccacacacacaccccagatcACTCAGAGAACCCACATGAGGGCTCAGCCTCCTGAGAAAAAGTGCTTTGAAAGCACAGTGCTTTTCCTCGCTCTGTGCGGAAGGCTATGGGGGCTGAGCAGAGTGAGGCCCTCTAACATGTGGGGCCACATCCACATCCAGGGACTTCTCTTGGTTGTCTAGTGACGGTACTAGATACCTCCTCCCCAGAGTGTTTCCAGATTACCCATGTGGATGCTGTTGTCCTTTTGTGAACTCTCTGAGAACTCAGATCTTCCCATGTGGCCCTTGCCACTGTGGAGATTCGTGGATGGGTGTCAGGTTCCCATTCCCCAGGCTGAATACTACTTAATGATGtttattccttcctctttatttgtaagatatatttaagaaaaaaatatcggggcacctagggggctcagtcggttaagcatctgacttcgggtcaggtcatgatctcactgtttatgagttctagccccacatcgggctctgtgctgacagctcagagcctggagcctgcttcgaattctgtgtctccctctctctgtccttcccctgcttgttctctgtctctctatctctctcaaaaataaacattaaaacaatttaaaatatatagagagaatttaACAAAATCATCTCACAAGCACTTAGGTCATCTTTGGTGCATACAAATCTGTCCACACTTTGCTTTTTT is part of the Felis catus isolate Fca126 chromosome F1, F.catus_Fca126_mat1.0, whole genome shotgun sequence genome and encodes:
- the LOC105261339 gene encoding LOW QUALITY PROTEIN: major histocompatibility complex class I-related gene protein (The sequence of the model RefSeq protein was modified relative to this genomic sequence to represent the inferred CDS: inserted 2 bases in 1 codon), producing MVENLMPGHRERYTQPPRGQQQTFKVERKQRQSQHNHSGFHSYQRIIGSELLEDRSTMFLQQAYDGQDFTIFTKDILSWMVIDNVAHITKWAQEANWHELXYQKNWLEEEHTASLERFLQFGEDILQRIGNKKGEHQVPTSSEPLGLCITSSNLGYSHPILKSTLLVALW